One segment of Sphingomonas telluris DNA contains the following:
- the purQ gene encoding phosphoribosylformylglycinamidine synthase subunit PurQ, with product MKSAVIVFPGSNCDRDLAVAIEKVTGRTPTMVWHRETELPDGTDFIGLPGGFSYGDYLRSGAMAARSPIMRAVSDAAGRGVPLLGVCNGFQVLTEAGLLPGALMRNAGLNFVCRPVALKVENSQSLFTSQYDAGEDISIPVAHHDGNYQADADTLDRLEGEGRVAFRYQEQVNGSARDIAGILNDTGNVLGMMPHPERMIEAAHGGTHGRRLFEGLLETVAA from the coding sequence GTGAAGAGCGCCGTCATCGTCTTCCCCGGCTCCAACTGCGACCGCGACCTCGCGGTAGCGATCGAGAAAGTGACCGGCCGCACTCCCACCATGGTCTGGCACCGCGAGACCGAGCTGCCGGACGGCACCGATTTCATCGGCCTCCCGGGCGGCTTCTCCTACGGCGATTACCTGCGCTCCGGCGCGATGGCGGCTCGTTCGCCGATCATGCGGGCGGTGTCCGACGCCGCCGGCCGCGGCGTTCCGCTGCTCGGCGTCTGCAACGGCTTCCAGGTTCTGACCGAGGCTGGGCTTCTGCCGGGCGCGCTGATGCGCAACGCCGGGCTGAACTTCGTCTGCCGGCCCGTCGCGCTAAAGGTCGAGAACAGCCAGAGCCTCTTCACCTCGCAATATGATGCAGGCGAGGACATCTCGATCCCGGTCGCCCATCATGACGGCAACTACCAGGCGGACGCGGACACGCTCGATCGCCTCGAAGGCGAAGGCCGCGTGGCCTTCCGCTATCAGGAGCAGGTCAACGGCTCGGCTCGCGACATTGCCGGCATCCTTAACGATACGGGCAACGTGCTGGGCATGATGCCGCATCCGGAGCGCATGATCGAAGCCGCGCATGGCGGCACCCATGGCCGCCGCCTGTTTGAAGGCTTGCTCGAAACCGTCGCCGCCTAA
- a CDS encoding acyl-CoA dehydrogenase family protein → MTDLDTFRSETRAWLETNCPPEMREPVQSEKDMCWGGRNWTFQSDAQRVWLERMVERGWTVPHWPRDYGGAGLSPAEAKVLKEEMARIGARSPLSSFGISMLGPALLKFGSDEQKKRFLPEIARGEIRWCQGYSEPGAGSDLAGLQTKAEAVSGEEGGDHWLVNGQKVWTSYADKADWIFCLVRTSSESKHSGISFLLFDMTTPGVSTKPILLISGNSPFCETFFDDVRVPKDQVVGEVNRGWDVAKYLLGHEREMIAGMGLGATDGTLGSILRPDDPFLRAEVAAFDVDALAFAAMSERFFEMFKAGEAHPASPSMMKYAGTELNKRRHELVMAAGGSDALEWDSERSSEGKAARDWLRTKANSIEGGTSEIQLNIVAKHILGLPGA, encoded by the coding sequence ATGACTGACCTCGACACCTTCCGTTCCGAGACCCGCGCCTGGCTGGAAACGAACTGCCCGCCGGAAATGCGCGAGCCCGTGCAGTCCGAAAAGGACATGTGCTGGGGCGGCCGCAACTGGACGTTCCAGTCGGACGCGCAGCGCGTGTGGCTCGAGCGCATGGTCGAGCGCGGCTGGACGGTGCCGCACTGGCCGAGGGACTATGGCGGGGCTGGCCTGTCGCCGGCCGAGGCGAAGGTGCTGAAGGAAGAGATGGCGCGCATTGGCGCTCGCTCGCCGCTGTCCAGCTTCGGCATCTCCATGCTCGGCCCTGCGCTCCTGAAGTTCGGAAGCGACGAGCAGAAGAAGCGCTTCCTTCCGGAAATCGCGCGCGGCGAGATCCGGTGGTGCCAGGGCTATTCCGAACCGGGCGCGGGCAGCGACCTCGCCGGCCTGCAGACGAAGGCCGAGGCAGTCTCCGGTGAAGAGGGGGGCGACCACTGGCTGGTCAACGGCCAGAAGGTGTGGACCAGCTATGCCGACAAGGCCGACTGGATCTTCTGCCTCGTCCGCACCTCCAGCGAGTCCAAGCATTCCGGCATCAGCTTCCTGCTGTTCGACATGACCACCCCGGGTGTGTCGACCAAGCCGATCCTGCTGATCAGCGGCAACTCGCCCTTCTGCGAAACCTTCTTCGACGACGTGCGGGTGCCGAAGGACCAGGTCGTCGGCGAGGTGAACCGCGGTTGGGACGTCGCCAAATATCTGCTCGGCCACGAACGCGAGATGATCGCGGGCATGGGTCTTGGCGCAACGGACGGGACGCTGGGATCGATACTCAGGCCGGATGACCCGTTCCTTCGCGCCGAGGTCGCCGCGTTCGACGTGGACGCCCTCGCCTTCGCGGCGATGAGCGAGCGCTTCTTCGAGATGTTCAAGGCCGGCGAAGCGCATCCCGCAAGCCCCTCGATGATGAAATATGCCGGGACGGAGCTGAACAAGCGGCGTCATGAGCTCGTCATGGCGGCGGGCGGTTCCGACGCACTCGAATGGGACAGCGAGCGGTCGAGCGAAGGCAAGGCCGCGCGCGACTGGCTGCGCACCAAGGCCAACTCGATCGAAGGCGGCACGAGCGAGATCCAGCTCAACATCGTCGCCAAGCACATCCTTGGCCTTCCGGGAGCCTGA
- a CDS encoding acyl-CoA dehydrogenase family protein: protein MPLLTDDQKMLQETAESFLAEEGGPAKQLRHWRDTGCTDGYGTDLWKQFGELGLTGICIPEDQGGLGLGAVEAALVLEEIGRNLTSSPFLTTAVVGARAIEGTAHAERWYPGILSGDAVLALAVDESSRHAPEKTAMTAERRGNGFVLNGAKQFVVHGNSADAVLTVARTAGSPGETQGLTLFAVPKGIANVESVTLADSSKAARLRFDNAELDADAVVGEVDGGWAPLSRALGAGRAGVAAELVGVAAGATAMTVDYLKQRKQFGKLIGEFQALQHRAAHLYGEIEIARAAALKAAELMDSGDDKADLMVAVAKAKAAAVSKLAVQEGVQMHGGIGMTDEHDIGLYMKREAVLGELFGDVYFHRNRVAELSGY, encoded by the coding sequence ATGCCGCTTCTGACCGACGACCAGAAGATGCTTCAGGAAACTGCCGAGAGCTTCCTTGCGGAAGAAGGCGGACCAGCGAAGCAACTTCGCCACTGGCGCGATACGGGCTGCACCGACGGCTACGGCACGGACCTGTGGAAGCAATTCGGCGAGCTGGGCCTCACCGGCATCTGCATTCCTGAGGATCAGGGCGGGCTAGGGCTCGGCGCGGTCGAGGCGGCGCTGGTGCTGGAGGAGATCGGCCGCAACCTGACCTCCTCGCCGTTCCTGACGACCGCCGTCGTCGGGGCTCGGGCCATCGAAGGCACGGCCCACGCGGAGCGCTGGTATCCCGGCATCCTCTCCGGCGACGCCGTGCTCGCCCTCGCTGTCGACGAGAGCAGCCGCCATGCGCCCGAGAAGACCGCAATGACCGCCGAGCGCCGCGGCAACGGTTTCGTGCTCAACGGCGCCAAACAGTTCGTCGTTCACGGCAATTCCGCGGACGCGGTGCTGACGGTCGCGCGAACGGCCGGATCTCCCGGTGAGACGCAGGGCCTGACCCTTTTTGCTGTCCCCAAGGGTATTGCAAACGTCGAAAGCGTGACGCTCGCCGACAGCTCGAAGGCTGCGCGGCTGAGGTTCGACAATGCCGAGCTGGACGCGGATGCCGTCGTCGGCGAGGTGGATGGCGGCTGGGCGCCGCTCTCCCGCGCTCTCGGTGCTGGACGCGCGGGCGTTGCCGCCGAGCTGGTCGGTGTTGCCGCCGGCGCGACGGCGATGACGGTCGACTATCTCAAGCAGCGCAAGCAGTTCGGGAAGCTGATCGGCGAGTTCCAGGCGCTCCAGCATCGCGCCGCCCACCTCTACGGCGAAATCGAGATTGCCCGCGCAGCCGCGCTCAAGGCTGCCGAGCTCATGGATTCGGGCGACGACAAGGCTGATTTGATGGTGGCTGTCGCCAAGGCGAAAGCGGCCGCGGTGTCGAAGCTGGCGGTGCAGGAAGGCGTCCAGATGCACGGCGGCATCGGCATGACCGACGAGCACGACATCGGCCTCTACATGAAGCGCGAAGCGGTACTCGGCGAGCTGTTCGGCGACGTCTACTTCCACCGCAACCGCGTCGCGGAGCTCAGCGGCTACTGA
- the purS gene encoding phosphoribosylformylglycinamidine synthase subunit PurS: protein MKARVFVTLKPGVLDPQGKAIHHALEGLGFSGVQDVRAGKLIELDLADGTSDTDIEAMCRKLLANTVIENFRIERLEPAA from the coding sequence ATGAAAGCGCGCGTCTTCGTCACCCTCAAGCCTGGGGTCCTCGACCCGCAGGGCAAGGCCATCCACCATGCGCTGGAAGGTCTCGGCTTCTCCGGAGTGCAGGACGTGCGCGCAGGAAAGCTGATCGAGCTCGACCTTGCCGACGGGACGTCGGACACCGACATCGAAGCCATGTGCCGCAAGCTTCTCGCCAACACCGTCATCGAGAATTTCCGGATCGAAAGGCTGGAGCCCGCCGCGTGA
- a CDS encoding PaaI family thioesterase, producing the protein MRSLPPYANLLNLRFEQGEQGPLVVMPFEEDVVGRPGYLHGGAIAGLLEFAAFTTLWRELADESVVVKPITVTVDYMRGGTNHDTFASAAVERLGSRIANVEAFAWQKDRATPIASAQINFLLDRGQ; encoded by the coding sequence GTGCGCAGCCTTCCTCCCTACGCGAACCTGCTGAACCTTCGCTTCGAACAGGGCGAGCAGGGCCCGTTGGTCGTGATGCCTTTCGAAGAGGACGTCGTCGGCCGTCCCGGATACCTGCACGGCGGAGCCATCGCAGGCCTGCTCGAGTTCGCGGCGTTCACGACCCTTTGGCGCGAGCTGGCTGACGAAAGCGTCGTGGTGAAGCCGATCACAGTGACCGTCGACTATATGCGCGGCGGCACCAACCATGACACGTTCGCTTCCGCGGCGGTCGAACGGCTGGGGTCGCGCATCGCGAACGTCGAGGCGTTTGCCTGGCAGAAGGACCGCGCGACGCCGATCGCCAGTGCACAGATCAACTTCCTTCTGGACCGAGGTCAGTAG